TTTAAAAGAGCTGGAATAGCAGCTGCAATTATATTGATCTATGGAATTGTAATTAAAAATGAGTATGTATATATAGGTATGTTTTCAGGGTCTGTAATGTCTATCATCATGTTTTATATGATATGTATGGATATAAAATCTATAGCAGCGTCAGAATCAGTTTCTCGTAAAAGAGGATTTATAGGATATGCAAAGAGATATTTAGTTTATGGAGTATATCTTGGAGCAATGGCAAAATTTTTTGGATTGCCAATGTTATTAAGTTCAGCAATAGGGTTATTAAATGTAAAAGTAATAATACTTTTAATGACTCTTTCTGAAAATATAGGGAGGCTTAGAGATAAGTTTCTTAGATAAAGAATGAAAGGAGGGTAAAAACAGATGAGATTAGGAGCAATAGAGTTCGTCGCCCCACCTCTAGTAGAAGGACCTAGAATTGTATTTTTTATTCCTTTGCCAGAAGCACTTCATAAGATACCTTTTGCAATGGAAATGGCTAATGGTCAATATGGACTACCTGTTTCAATAACAGTTGTAACAACTTGGTTTATTATTCTAGCACTCTTTCTTATATTTAAATGTGGGACTAAAAGGTTAGAACTTATACCTGGGAAACTTCAAATACTGTTAGAAAGTGTTTATGAATTTCTTGATGGAATTGTAGAGCAGATGCTTGGTTCATGGAAAAAGAAGTATTTTTCATATATATCAACACTTTTTCTATTTATATTTTTATCAAATATAGTGTCATTCTTCCCAATTCCTTGGTATTCAGTAGATGGAGGAGCAATTTCTTTTGCACCAGCTTTTAGAGCACCTACAGCTGATCTAAACACAACAGTTGGACTAGCACTATTGACAACATTTGCTTTCTTAAAGGCAAGTATTAAAACAAATGGTATTGGAGGCTACCTAAAAGGATTTGCACAACCTATACCTGTTATGCTACCTCTAAATATAATCGGAGAATTAGCAAAACCAGTAAACATATCTGTCAGACTTTTTGGTAATATGTTCGCTGGAGGAGTTATCATGGGACTTTTATATATGGCAGTACCATGGGGAATTCCGGCACCTTTACATCTGTACTTTGACCTATTCATGGGACTTGTACAAAGTTTTGTATTTATTATGTTAAGTATGGTATATATTCAAGGAGCTTTAGGCGACAGTGAGTATGTAGAAAATTAAAAAAGAAATTAAGAACTTTTAGGAGGTTATAAAATGAATGAAATGTTATTAGCAAAAACAATAGTATTAGCAGCGTCAGCAGTTGGTGCAGGATGTGCAATGATCGCAGGATTAGGACCAGGGATTGGAGAAGGTTATGCAGCAGGTAAAGCAGTAGAAGCAGTAGCTAGACAACCAGAAGCTAAAGGAAACATCATTTCAACAATGATCCTAGGACAAGCAGTATCAGAATCAACAGGGATTTACTCTCTAGTTATAGCTCTAATTCTACTTTATGCAAACCCTTTCATTGGAATGTTAGGATAATTTCTTTGAAAAAGAGAAATGAACTAATTATCATTTAGAAAGGAGGTAGGAAATTTGGCGACACAACTTATGCCAGTAGTATCGATTGATGTAAATATGTTCTGGCAAATAATAAACTTTTTTATACTTGTTTTTGTGTTTAATAAATGGTTTAAAAAACCTTTAGGTAAAATGATAGAAAGCAGAAAAGCAAAGATAACAAGCGACTTACAAGAAGCTACAGAAAATAAAAAGATAGCAGCAGAACTTCAGAAAGAAGCAGAAACTATTTTAAAAAATGCTAAATTTGAAGCTAATGAAATTTTAAAGAAAGCTGAACATAAAGCTGACGAAAGAAGAGAAGCTATTTTAAGTGAGGCTAAAGATCAAAGAGAAAAAATTCTTAAATCAGCAGAGCTTGAAGCTATAAAAATGAAAGCTGATGCAAGAAAAGATCTTGAAGAGGAAGTTAAAGATTTAGCAATCAAATTAGCTGAAAAATTAATACAACAAAAAATGGATTCAAAAATCGAGTCTACCTTAATAGATGAATTTATTGAAGAGGTAGGGGAAGAAAGATGATAGATAACCAAGTAGGAAGAAGATATGCTGAGGCTATCTATGAAATCGCTGAATCTGCTGATAAAATAAAAGATATATATGAAAATTTAAATACTCTTATGGAGCTTTATAAAAATGATAATGAGTTTAAAACTTTTATAACTCATCCATTAATTGATATTGATGAGAAGAAAAAAGTTATAACAGAGATCTTTAAAGAAGCTGATGAAGAGACATTAAATACAATATTCTATATTCTTGATAAAAAAAGAATAGGGAATATAAGAAATATAGTAGCTGAATATTTAAAAATCTACTATGAGAAAAATCAAATACTTGATGTAGAAGCAACTTTTGCTGTGGAACCAAGTGAAGAACAAAAACAAAAATTAATTGATAAATTAACTAAGAAAACTGGAAAAAATATTAACCTTACAGTAAAAGTAGATAGATCTATACTTGGAGGAGGAATCATTAAGATTGGAGACCAAGTAACAGATGGATCTATACGTAAAGAGTTAAATGCATTAAAAAGAAAATAAGTACGGCTGGAAAGCAGGAGGTGTAATCAGTTGAAAATTAGGCCAGAAGAAGTAAGCAGCATAATCAAGAATGAAATTGAAAATTACAAAAAAAGCC
This genomic window from uncultured Fusobacterium sp. contains:
- a CDS encoding ATPase gives rise to the protein MEQIKSIFKRAGIAAAIILIYGIVIKNEYVYIGMFSGSVMSIIMFYMICMDIKSIAASESVSRKRGFIGYAKRYLVYGVYLGAMAKFFGLPMLLSSAIGLLNVKVIILLMTLSENIGRLRDKFLR
- the atpB gene encoding F0F1 ATP synthase subunit A, with amino-acid sequence MRLGAIEFVAPPLVEGPRIVFFIPLPEALHKIPFAMEMANGQYGLPVSITVVTTWFIILALFLIFKCGTKRLELIPGKLQILLESVYEFLDGIVEQMLGSWKKKYFSYISTLFLFIFLSNIVSFFPIPWYSVDGGAISFAPAFRAPTADLNTTVGLALLTTFAFLKASIKTNGIGGYLKGFAQPIPVMLPLNIIGELAKPVNISVRLFGNMFAGGVIMGLLYMAVPWGIPAPLHLYFDLFMGLVQSFVFIMLSMVYIQGALGDSEYVEN
- the atpE gene encoding ATP synthase F0 subunit C — translated: MNEMLLAKTIVLAASAVGAGCAMIAGLGPGIGEGYAAGKAVEAVARQPEAKGNIISTMILGQAVSESTGIYSLVIALILLYANPFIGMLG
- the atpF gene encoding F0F1 ATP synthase subunit B, which translates into the protein MATQLMPVVSIDVNMFWQIINFFILVFVFNKWFKKPLGKMIESRKAKITSDLQEATENKKIAAELQKEAETILKNAKFEANEILKKAEHKADERREAILSEAKDQREKILKSAELEAIKMKADARKDLEEEVKDLAIKLAEKLIQQKMDSKIESTLIDEFIEEVGEER
- the atpH gene encoding ATP synthase F1 subunit delta; translated protein: MIDNQVGRRYAEAIYEIAESADKIKDIYENLNTLMELYKNDNEFKTFITHPLIDIDEKKKVITEIFKEADEETLNTIFYILDKKRIGNIRNIVAEYLKIYYEKNQILDVEATFAVEPSEEQKQKLIDKLTKKTGKNINLTVKVDRSILGGGIIKIGDQVTDGSIRKELNALKRK